TAATCGCGGGCCTGCGGGTCGGGCAGGCGTTCGAGCGCTCCGCCCAGCGAGGTCCAGTGCACCAGGTCCGGTGAGCGCAACACCTCGAAGGCGCGGTCTCCCTGGTGCTCGGGCGTGCCGGTCCCGAAGGCGTAAAAGGTGTCCTCGTGGCGCAGCACGAACGGATCGGCAAAGTACCCGTCGTAAACCGGGTTGGTGTAGGTGTCGGTCATGCGTTTCCTTCCGGATGCGGAGAATGTTTCAGCGCTCGAGCACCAGGGGCCGTTTCAGTCCCGCGTGCTCCACTACGGGCCAGCGGGGATCCACGGTCAACACCTCGAGGCGGCCATCCTCGTGCAGCAGCATGGTGTCTTCGAGCTTGGCACCGCGCAGGCTGGGGTTCCAGGCCAGGGCGGTGCCCGCCTCGAGGGTCACGGCCGTGCCGGGCGCTGCGACCACCTCGCGGGCGAGGTATCCCGTAGAGCCGCCCTGGTGATGCTCACGGATCGCTTCCGGATAGCCAGCCACCCGGTACGCAGCCTCGAGGGCGGCGTACACCTCGCTGAGCAGCGCTCCGGGGCGGCTGGCCTCGAGGGCGGCGCCTTCGATGTCCAGCAGGGCCGCGTGCCTGCGGCGGTCCGCTTCGGGCAGCGTGTCAAAGGCCACGAAGCGGGTGAGGTTGGCGAACAGGCCCGCGCCGCGCGCGCAGAACACCATCATGGCCCGCGCGCCCAGACGGTCGCCGCGCGCGGTGGCGTGACGGTACAGCGGCAGGCGCCGCTCGCCTGCCACCAGGGTCAGGCACGGCTCGAGGCCGCAGGCCAGCAGGGCCTCGGCCCCCGCCCCGGCGAGTTCGTACTCGGTCCAGTCGGGCTGCGCCGCCTCGAGGGCCTCGGTCATGGCCTGCGCGGCCCGGCGGCCCACCTCGCGGTAGCGCGCGATCTCCGGCGCAAGCAGGCGGCGCTTGGCGGCCATGAGCGCCGGAGGCAGCGGTCCCTCGGCGCCGCTGGGGCGGTCGGAGAGCACACGTCCACCCCTGGCCGCTTCACGCACGAAAGCGTCGCGCAGCGACCCTTCGGCCCAGGGATGAGCGAAGACCTCGAAGTTTACGGGGAGTTCCTCGTCGCGCAGCCGTCCCGCCTCGAT
The Deinobacterium chartae DNA segment above includes these coding regions:
- a CDS encoding M24 family metallopeptidase → MSHEAEVAFKLARVREVLQEAGAAAARLRGTDWFAWATAGGSPTVLLSAETGVAEVLVTLDAAWVLTDEIEAGRLRDEELPVNFEVFAHPWAEGSLRDAFVREAARGGRVLSDRPSGAEGPLPPALMAAKRRLLAPEIARYREVGRRAAQAMTEALEAAQPDWTEYELAGAGAEALLACGLEPCLTLVAGERRLPLYRHATARGDRLGARAMMVFCARGAGLFANLTRFVAFDTLPEADRRRHAALLDIEGAALEASRPGALLSEVYAALEAAYRVAGYPEAIREHHQGGSTGYLAREVVAAPGTAVTLEAGTALAWNPSLRGAKLEDTMLLHEDGRLEVLTVDPRWPVVEHAGLKRPLVLER